One segment of Sesamum indicum cultivar Zhongzhi No. 13 linkage group LG4, S_indicum_v1.0, whole genome shotgun sequence DNA contains the following:
- the LOC105160593 gene encoding trehalose-phosphate phosphatase A-like isoform X1, producing MDLKSNHTSPVLADAAPMNNTRLGIHSALLPYPHSGSPFSPSLLLTIPRRRPGILDDVRSSLFDAMKSSSPTHEKFAKESSSETTLGDSNIAYCNWMLKYPSALASFDQIANSANGKRIALFLDYDGTLSPIVDNPDHAFMSNAMRAAVSNVAKYFPTAIISGRSRDKVYEFVGLTELYYAGSHGMDIMGPVRPSSSDHKNCVRSTDKQGKEVNLFQPASEFLPMINEVFRSLVEITKDIVGAKVENNKFCVSVHYRNVDEKSWTTVGQSVERILKEYPRLRLTHGRKVLEVRPVLNWDKGKAVEFLLESLGLTNCDDVLPIYVGDDRTDEDAFKVLREGNSGYGIIVSSVPKESSAFYSLRDPSEVMEFLKTLVMWKQKNTL from the exons ATGGACCTAAAATCAAATCATACGTCACCTGTTCTTGCTGATGCTGCTCCAATGAATAACACAAGATTAGGCATTCACTCGGCTCTGCTGCCGTACCCTCACAGTGGCTCTCctttttctccctctctcttaCTAACTATACCAAGGAGAAGGCCTGGTATTCTTGATGATGTTAGGTCCAGCCTGTTTGATGCTATGAAATCATCATCCCCCACTCATGAGAAATTTGCAAAAGAGTCGAGCTCTGAGACAACTCTAGGTGATAGCAATATTGCTTACTGCAACTGGATG CTCAAGTACCCATCTGCGCTTGCATCTTTTGATCAAATAGCAAATAGTGCAAATGGAAAGAGAATAGCTTTGTTCTTGGATTATGATGGAACTTTATCCCCAATAGTGGACAACCCTGATCATGCCTTCATGTCAAATGCT ATGCGTGCTGCTGTGAGCAATGTGGCCAAGTATTTCCCCACAGCTATAATTAGTGGAAGAAGCCGTGACAAG GTTTACGAGTTTGTAGGGCTAACCGAACTTTACTATGCTGGAAGTCATGGAATGGACATCATGGGACCTGTTCGGCCCTCTTCCAGTGATCACAAGAACTGTGTCAGGTCGACTGACAAGCAG GGCAAGGAAGTTAATTTATTCCAGCCTGCTAGTGAATTCTTACCCATGATCAATGAG GTTTTCAGATCTCTTGTTGAGATTACAAAAGATATAGTTGGTGCAAAGGTTGAGAACAACAAGTTCTGCGTTTCTGTACACTACCGAAACGTGGATGAGAAG AGTTGGACAACAGTCGGCCAATCTGttgaaagaattttgaaagagTATCCCCGTTTGCGACTGACACATGGTCGGAAG GTGTTAGAAGTCCGACCGGTTCTCAACTGGGACAAGGGTAAAGCTGTAGAATTTCTACTAGAATCACTTG GGTTAACAAACTGCGATGATGTTCTTCCGATATACGTTGGAGACGATCGCACTGATGAAGATGCATTCAAG GTCTTGAGAGAGGGTAATAGTGGTTACGGTATTATAGTCTCTTCTGTGCCCAAGGAAAGCAGCGCATTTTACTCTCTCAGAGATCCTTCCGAG GTCATGGAGTTCCTCAAGACCTTAGTGATGTGGAAGCAGAAAAACACGCTATGA
- the LOC105160593 gene encoding trehalose-phosphate phosphatase A-like isoform X2, translated as MDLKSNHTSPVLADAAPMNNTRLGIHSALLPYPHSGSPFSPSLLLTIPRRRPGILDDVRSSLFDAMKSSSPTHEKFAKESSSETTLGDSNIAYCNWMLKYPSALASFDQIANSANGKRIALFLDYDGTLSPIVDNPDHAFMSNAMRAAVSNVAKYFPTAIISGRSRDKVYEFVGLTELYYAGSHGMDIMGPVRPSSSDHKNCVRSTDKQGKEVNLFQPASEFLPMINEVFRSLVEITKDIVGAKVENNKFCVSVHYRNVDEKVLEVRPVLNWDKGKAVEFLLESLGLTNCDDVLPIYVGDDRTDEDAFKVLREGNSGYGIIVSSVPKESSAFYSLRDPSEVMEFLKTLVMWKQKNTL; from the exons ATGGACCTAAAATCAAATCATACGTCACCTGTTCTTGCTGATGCTGCTCCAATGAATAACACAAGATTAGGCATTCACTCGGCTCTGCTGCCGTACCCTCACAGTGGCTCTCctttttctccctctctcttaCTAACTATACCAAGGAGAAGGCCTGGTATTCTTGATGATGTTAGGTCCAGCCTGTTTGATGCTATGAAATCATCATCCCCCACTCATGAGAAATTTGCAAAAGAGTCGAGCTCTGAGACAACTCTAGGTGATAGCAATATTGCTTACTGCAACTGGATG CTCAAGTACCCATCTGCGCTTGCATCTTTTGATCAAATAGCAAATAGTGCAAATGGAAAGAGAATAGCTTTGTTCTTGGATTATGATGGAACTTTATCCCCAATAGTGGACAACCCTGATCATGCCTTCATGTCAAATGCT ATGCGTGCTGCTGTGAGCAATGTGGCCAAGTATTTCCCCACAGCTATAATTAGTGGAAGAAGCCGTGACAAG GTTTACGAGTTTGTAGGGCTAACCGAACTTTACTATGCTGGAAGTCATGGAATGGACATCATGGGACCTGTTCGGCCCTCTTCCAGTGATCACAAGAACTGTGTCAGGTCGACTGACAAGCAG GGCAAGGAAGTTAATTTATTCCAGCCTGCTAGTGAATTCTTACCCATGATCAATGAG GTTTTCAGATCTCTTGTTGAGATTACAAAAGATATAGTTGGTGCAAAGGTTGAGAACAACAAGTTCTGCGTTTCTGTACACTACCGAAACGTGGATGAGAAG GTGTTAGAAGTCCGACCGGTTCTCAACTGGGACAAGGGTAAAGCTGTAGAATTTCTACTAGAATCACTTG GGTTAACAAACTGCGATGATGTTCTTCCGATATACGTTGGAGACGATCGCACTGATGAAGATGCATTCAAG GTCTTGAGAGAGGGTAATAGTGGTTACGGTATTATAGTCTCTTCTGTGCCCAAGGAAAGCAGCGCATTTTACTCTCTCAGAGATCCTTCCGAG GTCATGGAGTTCCTCAAGACCTTAGTGATGTGGAAGCAGAAAAACACGCTATGA